One Triticum dicoccoides isolate Atlit2015 ecotype Zavitan chromosome 3B, WEW_v2.0, whole genome shotgun sequence genomic window, GCCATGAGGAACGTACAACGGGCGATCATGGCCGCCGGCCTCGGCGGCAGCGTCAAGGTGTCGACTTCTGTACGGTTCGACGTGGTCACCAACACCTTCCCGCCCTCCAACGGTGTGTTCGCGGACCAATCATTCATGGGGCCCATCCTTGAGTTCCTGGCGAGCACCGGCGCACCGCTGCTGGTCAACGTCTACCCCTACTTCGCCTACGAGAACGACCCACAGAACATCCAGCTCAACTTCGCTACCTTCGTGCCAGGCAGCACCACCGTGAACGACAAGGGGCTGACATACACGAACCTGTTCGACGCCATGGTCGACTCCATCTACGCCGCGCTGGAGAAAGCCGGCAGACCCGGGGTTAAGGTGGTCATATCCGAGAGCGGGTGGCCGTCGGACGAAGGTTTCGGGGCGACGGCGCAGAACGCTCGGGCGTATAACCAGGGGTTGATCAACCACGTCGGCAACGGCACGCCCAAACGGCCCGGGCCGTTGGAGACGTACATTTTCGCCATGTTCAACGAGAATAAGAAGGACGGGGAGAAGAGCGAGAAGCACTTTGGGCTGTTCAATCCGGACATGTCGCCGGCCTACTCAATTACTTTCTGAATGCGACAAGCGCTGGATACTTCGCGTTCGAATAAGCTGCCTGGCAATGCAAAATGCATGCATTTGAGTCAACCACTCGTGTGTGTTATGTCTTCTTTCCTTAAAAATATCCCATAAAACACgtcaaaaatgaaaagaaaaggacTGAAATCCACTTTGCCATATTTTACTCTCAATTTTCTGTGTCAATTTTGCCCCGTCTATTCATTTTTTCAgccttttttaacacagtacagacgtaagcgctcatatatacgcgcatacactcatccctatgagcacctccgatagACTGAGCCGGTATATTATCTTGAGATTTTAATAAATTcagaataaatgcgagcatcaggacttgAATTCTGATGGGCTGAAGCCTGAAGATATCACTATCCACCTAACCATCGAACCATATGTTGGTTCGCATTTTCTTTAGTCAAGACAACACACTTTATTTAATCAACGAGAGTGGGGATACAAAGGTTGCTAGGAGGATCTGGGAGCCACACACGGCATCCCAAACACAAGCCAGTCGCCATTTTTGCAATGTTGTGAGCTTCCAATTATGCTCGTGCTGCGTGGCATATTTCACATGCCAGAAGACTAGACTTGCCGGGGTTAAATTCTTGCAATCATACAATAACCACCTAGACGACGTGTTGCCCGAAGCTCGTTTGCGAGTCTTAGACACTCAATGGTGAAGTAGATCTTGCGCATCGCCAAATCTTCTGCTAATGCTTGAGCTTCTCTGCATGCATAGGCTTCGAGAATTTCTTGGTCGAGTACTCCCTCGGAAATCACTGCAGGGCCCCCCTGAGAGACCCCTTGGTCATCTCCGCACTTCACCCCAACCGCACCTTGGTTCTGAGTCTTCGCTACTGCTGCATCGGCATTCAGTTTTGCAAACCCTTCAGATGGGGGCTTCCACACACGAGTTGGTCTGGGAGCCGAAGGGTTGCTCCTGCATGGCGTTGCATGTGCCGACCACACTTCATCAACGTATCTGGCAATGAAAATGTGCGTGGACAGTGGGCTTTGGAACTCCCCATGTATTGCTTTCCGCCGCGCCCACCAGATAACCCAGAGAGTAACAAGAACCTCGACCAACTGATCCTATTTGCGTGCGTTTACTAGATTCAAGAGCCACAACTTTGCATTTGGGGTCTCATCTCCAACCAATGAAACAATAACATCATCCTGCCACATTGCCCATACTGCTCTTGCCATGTTACAAATAGTGCAAACAGAGGAAGCAGCTATTTGGTGCTCGGGCTGGGATGCACCCGAAATCTGTGCCACTCGTACCTGCCTCGGGATGGCACTAAATTTCCCTGACGCGGCAGAATGTGTCCCGTGAAAACCCTTTATATAGACGGTATACGGTGTCAGTTGTGGGCAATTTTTGTaggtaagagcaactctagcagaccccgcaaaagcccccgacccgcaaaataaccgccaaaatacgGGCTGGCGGCGAAAACCCCGCCCGAACAGACACCGCAAACGCGGCTGGCCCGTAAAAAAATTTGAGGGGCGCGGCAAAAGTTCGGCTCCAACCCGCGTAtacgcgccccccccccccggcctgTCGGTGCCCTGCATATAGCGGGAGCGGTTGGTGGGCGGGACATTTTAGCCCGCGCTTTTCCCCCACCAACCACCTCCCCTCTCCCCCTCGTCCCGCCGCTGCCCAAGATTCTGGTGAAAGTGGCCGGCGGGAGCACGCGGGAAGGCCTCCAGACGCACAAGGTAGCCCtccaccccctcccccctcctcctacGTCGGCGGGCCGTGACCTTGCGGATCTGCGGCGTTTTCATCGCGGGCGGACGGATTTGGCTTTCTCGGCCGCTGCCGGCTGCGCCAAGCTATGAAATTGTCGGGAAGCACCTCGCGCGGCCGTGGGAAAGGCGCATCGGCACATGCAGGTGCGGGTTCGTCCGCTCGCCACCGCCGCCGGTTTGCCGTCATGGATTCGGCCGGCCGTCCGCCGGGCTCGGCCCTCGCGCAGCGGCTCTGTGGCTCGCCGATGCCGCTCATATAGTGCGACGACTGCCCGCGGACAGTGTTGCGGCTGACTTTGGGCACGAAgaagcaccccggatgggtgttcttcaaatgcgaaaacgacggggtacATGCTGTTTTTCGTTCGGCTCATTTAGATAGCTCATTATGTTTGCTCATTTGAAATATCATCATACGTGTAGGAaaatggatgctcattttggttttgggaaggcgaATACATTGATCTATTGATAGAAAGAAAATTGATAGACGTTCATGCACTCCTTAATGCAATCGAAGGCAATGAACCGCATGCATGCacaactagaggggaagcaacggCTACATCTTTACCATAGAAGAACAATGAAGAAGTAAAGATCAAGAATCCGcggatcaacaatgagtgcatggagaagatattgctTCAACTCGTGGGAGCAACTATGGAAGTTGAaaatcttctaaaatgcatacctgtggttcttgttttctttgggctTGTTTTTCTAGCAAAAAAATGGTGATGTCCTATGTATCCAGTATGGTTGAAAATGCAAAGAAATGCAAATTGAGTGCAAATTTATATTTTGCGGGTTGGGGGGAGGACGGCCGCACAGGCAGACCCTGCAAAGCAACTCGTAAAATAAGATGCGGGTCGGTTTTGCGTGATCTGCCTCTGCGGCTTTTCGCTATGGAGTGCAAAGTAGATTTTCTGCGAACTGCAAATATAAAATGTGGGTCGATAAGATGCAGTGTCTGGTAGAGATACTCTAATCGGATGCTTCCTTCACGGGATGGATGGTGCTGAGCCCCGGATGTGAACGTGAAGTATTTCCTAAGCCGTGGTACAGGAACGTGGCCTAGGACGTTTGAGCAAACATGGTCCCAGTCAGGAAAGATGTACGAAGCACGTGTCGGTCTGGGCCCCACCCTGAGAACCTTTATGTGACAAATTCTTGTGCCAAAAAAGTgacaaatacttttttctttcgcgGGGTTTTCGCTGACAATTTGTGTTTCTGTGACAAATTCTTCTAACTAACGCAGTTCTTTTGGAGACAAATCAAGGGAAAAAGTTCAgattaaagaaaaaaacaaaagagagcTCGTTCGTAGCACGTATGTCTCGGTGGCACCACATTATTATTTTTATCATAACTCGGTGGCACCACATTTGTTTTGTGTGAGTTCTCTTTCTGCATCAACCCAGTTTTACTACTAATCGCATTTATAATTTTAATATTATCACGGTAGAACCATTTCCTTGCTGTCATATCCTTGTTTTCCTCTTATCTCATTCCCCACACAGAATGGCGTCTCCTCCTCAGTTAGTCTCAACCCACGAGAATGCCACCATGCACCAGGGCAATCCTCACGAGTTCTTCGCGGCCATCCAAGCCGTCCAACATGCTGGCTGATGTTTTGCTTCAAAATGATTTCTCCGATGGCAAACCTGGTGGAGGCAGCCCAGAGGAGCTCCCGGTCATGGAGGACAGCAGCTTACGCGACCTCCTCCTGGCCGGTGCCATAGCAGTTGACGCTGGGGCTTGATACACGCCTCGGTGATCATGGCCAAGGTCGACGACATCCTCGATAGCAGCCCTTTTCGAAGATATGATGAAGCAGAGAGTTCATTCGATTGCCTGtcctgctacttcgcccgggcctGCGGTGGAGGATATCCATAGCGCGCATCGAATGCCATCCGCCGCCGATGGAGGATATGGCCAGTGCCTTGCGCCGATGCCTGTCGGAATGCTCCGCGCGGCGCCTTGCTGTCCTCTCCGACCAGAAGGCGTTCTCGGCGGCAACGTCCTTcgggtggcgccggcgccactccgcaatggctccctcgtcttcctctgcgatgaggaggcggtgctgcagcCGACGGTGGTCCTCACGGTACTGGTATGTAATCAGACGAGGCGGATGGGCGACGCGTTGCGCCTGCTCGCGCGTGTAGACGTCGTGGAACTTCAACTGTGCACAGGGCctctaggcgccacgccgccgcatcGTACGGTCTCGAACGTGCCGAGGGCGAGGCGGACGTCGCCGGACTGGATCTCGGCATAGTAGGCGCCGGAGGGGCGtcggcggacgccgcggtagccagaTGACCCCCGGCGGCGCGGTGGCATGGTGGAGCGGTTGTGGCGGGGGGCTGAAGCGGCGAGGAAGCGGTGGAAGCGGCGACGGGGCATGGAAATGCGTGCGTAGCGTGCGCTGCATTTTATAGGCGCGCCGCGCGCGCGACAAATCTACCGCGCGACCGACAACTTTTTCCCGCGCGCACAAACATTTATCACGCGCGCGTGTTTCCCGCCGCCACTGGAGTGCGCGAAAACTTGCCACACACGCTAAATAGGCATTTTACTCCGCACGCGCGTCTTTTGACGCGGCTGTTGCAGTGCTCTGAGGATAGGGAAGACGGGGGTAGGTGGCCCTTTGGACGACACGGCTCAGGGAATTCACTGGCCGTCCGTCGTCAAATGGACCGGAAGTCACATTTTTTTTAACCaaagaagggttttccccttccgattttcattattgAAAACCATTAGTAGCCAAAGTATTCGCCTTAGAACAGTTACTAGAAACGAAAAAACTACTAGGACGATCAACACACATCAGAACAATCCACACACAAGTCTGCAGTTTGCAGCCTCAAACATCAGGAAATTACATATTTCAGAAGAACACCAAAATATCATAAAACCACTAGAACACTGCAGCAATGCTCAAGATCAACAGCTTCAGCAGGTTGCAGAGTTTTTCTACCCCTCCAGCCTTGCTACATTGATTCTCCACCCCTGTGACGTTGCTACTGATCATAGGTTGTAATCCAAGCACTTTTACTGGTTCGATAAACTTTGGTTCTCATCTAAGGGAAAAAAGACCTTTGCTTGCGGCCCAATAACTTCCATGTAGGGAAGTAGCAATAAACTCCTGCATACTCGATGCAGATTTAATCCTCTAGATGCCACCACACATGAGAAGGACtagtaaatatgcccgtgcgttgcaacggaggaAAAATGATCGCATTCCTCTAGCCAAATAAGTATGGCCTAAACCAAATGTGATCCACGAAAAAATACTTCATGTGTCACATAATATAAGATATTTTTGCAAACTATTTTTAGCTTCCAAAAACTTATGGGACAGAGGAAGTAGTTATTTCAATTCTAGTATTGTGTGTGGATATGTATTTTTCTTAAATAAATTATGTGACCTTATGTGGTGCAGAGAGGCATATAGGAAAGTTGATCGCAAGTATTATCTTATAGGAATATTATATATAAGTAAAATATGATAAATTCTGTCGGAACAATATTGCGGTCACCTTGTCATTATTGATGAAGCATCTCATTCTGAAACACATATGCAACATATATATACGTGGGCCGAAGGACTCGGCATCTATATTAAAAGAACAATttttttctaagaaactcaagaaGCAAAAGAACAAAATCACACCGGGGCATACAGATTGATCAAAGAAATATTTGGGTCATGGTTTTGTTAGGCAGCAATTATATGTTGGAGAATACACTAATTGAATGAGAAGCACTTATGTTGATTAACGCTTTCATTATTGATTCCAAAAGTTGTTGACGATCTGCCTCTGTGCCACTATCACCACCTGCGAGGCGGACAAAGTGGCTGGTCGGGGTGCCTCTCTTCTTCTGCAAGATGTGATTACTGAAATTTGTCAAAAAGCCAATAAGTGAAATGATACAAATACATGTGAATTTCTAAAGAGATGGATAGCCATTAATACAATATATTAAAGCTTGCGCACGCAGATTGAAACCTCATCTTGTCAGTGAGGAGAGAGCAAGGGCTAGTGGTAGCGATGTGGCGGCCGTGTTGCCACAGTGTTGCCACAATGTCATGCTTCATGGTGTTGAACTTGTTTTGCGATCATGGAGACATGTCTTTCTGTTCCTACACACAGGGTCGGCGCTAGAGCTAAAGTCACCCTGATGCACCACTATAACGTGGCATATATTTTTCAAGCAGCAATGTATTAAATAAAAGTGTGTTTCATAACCTCTAGCATAGACTATCAAACACATTTGAAATTAATGCATATAAGGAAAAAAGTAGCAATAAAATATCAttataatggtgaaaaaaaggcAATTACTTGGAAAAATATTCTGTATTTTCAAATCTCAAAATACATTATCTAACACCGAGGTCCAATAATATATACAAAGTATAAACAGAATTGAAATTTTTCAAGTGGAACATAGTGGAAtggacaaataaaattattcaAGTAGCTGAGTATTTGCATCGTCACCTGTTAGTACATTCACTTTCTCAAAGTCATGAAATACAACCAATTGATCACTGGTGACTTTAGTCCCAAGCTCGTCAAACCAATGAGGATTGAACCTCCCCTTTAGTCCCAAACTCTGAATATATAATTTCTCCTAGCTTAATAAAGTAATTTTTTTATTACCACATCTTTTGAAATCGGATGGTCCTTTATATCAATTTTCCTTTCCTATATTGAATTTCCTATTTTCAATTCATGTCTTCTCATGGTGCTTTACTTCCGACAAGAAACTTATCCATAGTCATTTGATAAATGATAAATGCAATCAAATCCAGCGTGGCCCTAGAGACCGGCCGAAAGTTCGGCCGGCGTGCCGTCCCGAAGGGTTTCCCTTTTTTAAAGGCAATCCCACAGCATTTAGCTGCCGAAAGGCCAATGGCCTCCCTGCCCAATAGATCGGTGTGCCGCAGCCGAACTTGTCCAATCGAGTAGTACGCTCGCTGCAGTAAAAATTCTGGACCCTGATGCACCACAATCAGCATAGGCAGATTACAGAAATTAATCGCTACTGAAAAACTAATTCGACCCTCATGACTGGGCATCAGGAAGCCTCCATGCAGCTCTGCC contains:
- the LOC119282315 gene encoding glucan endo-1,3-beta-glucosidase GIII-like, which codes for MRNVQRAIMAAGLGGSVKVSTSVRFDVVTNTFPPSNGVFADQSFMGPILEFLASTGAPLLVNVYPYFAYENDPQNIQLNFATFVPGSTTVNDKGLTYTNLFDAMVDSIYAALEKAGRPGVKVVISESGWPSDEGFGATAQNARAYNQGLINHVGNGTPKRPGPLETYIFAMFNENKKDGEKSEKHFGLFNPDMSPAYSITF